The following proteins are encoded in a genomic region of Struthio camelus isolate bStrCam1 chromosome 3, bStrCam1.hap1, whole genome shotgun sequence:
- the PROX1 gene encoding prospero homeobox protein 1 isoform X1, giving the protein MPDHDSTALLSRQTKRRRVDIGVKRTVGTASAFFAKARATFFSAMNPQGSEQDVEYSVVQHADGEKSNVLRKLLKRANSYEDAMMPFPGATIISQLLKNNMNKNGGTEPSFQASGLSSTGSEVHQEDVCSNSSRDSPQECLSPFGRPTMSQFDVDRLCDEHLRAKRARVENIIRGMSHSPSVALRGNENEREIAPQSVSPRESYRENKRKQKLPQQQQQSFQQLVSARKEQKREERRQLKQQLEDMQKQLRQLQEKFYQIYDSTDSENDEDGNLSEDSMRSETMDARAGDSVGRSDNEMCELDPGQFIDRARALIREQEIAENKPKREGPKEKEQGPNSFHPEGKHLAETLKQELNTAMSQVVDTVVKVFSSKPSRQLPQVFPPLQIPQARFAVNGENHNFHTANQRLQCFGDVIIPNPLDTFGSVQMPGATDQTEALPLVVRKNSSDQSASAPPPGGHHASLHQSPLSATAGFSTSSFRHPFPLPLMAYPFQSPLGAPSASFPGKERASPESLDLTRETTSLRTKMSSHHMNHHPCSPAHPPSAAEGLSLSLIKSECGDLQDMSEISPYSGSAMQEGLSPNHLKKAKLMFFYTRYPSSNMLKTYFSDVKFNRCITSQLIKWFSNFREFYYIQMEKYARQAINDGVTSTEELSITRDCELYRALNMHYNKANDFEQVPERFLEVAQITLREFFNAIIAGKDVDPSWKKAIYKVICKLDSEVPEIFKSPNCLQELLHE; this is encoded by the exons ATGCCTGACCATGACAGCACAGCCCTCTTAAGCAGGCAAACCAAGAGAAGAAGAGTTGACATTGGAGTGAAAAGGACAGTAGGGACAGCATCTGCATTTTTTGCAAAGGCAAGAGCAACGTTTTTTAGTGCCATGAATCCCCAAGGTTCAGAGCAGGATGTTGAGTATTCAGTGGTGCAGCATGCAGATGGGGAAAAGTCAAATGTACTCCGCAAGCTGCTGAAGAGGGCGAACTCGTATGAAGATGCCATGATGCCTTTTCCAGGAGCAACCATAATTTCCCAGCTGTTGAAAAATAACATGAACAAAAATGGTGGCACAGAGCCCAGTTTCCAAGCCAGCGGTCTCTCTAGTACAGGCTCAGAAGTACATCAGGAGGATGTATGCAGCAACTCTTCAAGAGACAGCCCCCAAGAGTGTCTTTCCCCTTTTGGCAGGCCTACTATGAGCCAGTTTGATGTGGATCGGTTATGCGACGAGCACCTGAGAGCTAAACGCGCCCGGGTTGAGAATATAATTCGGGGTATGAGCCATTCCCCAAGCGTGGCGTTAAGGggcaatgaaaatgaaagagaaatagctCCGCAATCTGTGAGTCCCCGAGAAAGTTACAGAGAAAACAAACGCAAGCAAAAgctgccgcagcagcagcagcagagtttcCAGCAGCTGGTTTCAGCGAGGAAAGAACAGAAGCGCGAGGAGCGCagacagctgaagcagcagctggaagacatgCAGAAACAGCTGCGCCAGCTGCAGGAGAAGTTCTACCAAATCTATGACAGCACTGACTCTGAAAATGATGAAGATGGTAACCTGTCTGAAGACAGCATGCGCTCCGAAACCATGGATGCGAGGGCAGGCGACTCCGTTGGCAGGTCAGACAACGAGATGTGCGAGCTGGACCCGGGGCAGTTCATCGACCGTGCCCGAGCCCTCATCAGGGAGCAAGAAATTGCAGAGAATAAGCCTAAAAGAGAAGGTcccaaggaaaaggagcaagggCCAAATTCTTTCCATCCAGAAGGCAAACATTTGGCCGAGACGCTGAAACAGGAACTGAATACGGCCATGTCACAAGTTGTGGACACAGTGGTTAAAGTTTTCTCATCTAAGCCCTCCCGCCAACTTCCTCAGGTCTTCCCGCCTCTCCAGATCCCGCAAGCCAGATTCGCCGTGAACGGGGAGAACCACAACTTCCACACGGCCAACCAGCGCCTGCAGTGCTTCGGGGACGTCATCATCCCCAACCCCCTCGACACCTTCGGCAGCGTGCAGATGCCCGGCGCCACCGACCAAACCGAGGCGCTGCCCCTCGTCGTCCGCAAAAACTCGTCCGACCAATctgcctctgccccgccgcccggggGCCACCACGCCTCCCTCCACCAGTCCCCGCTGTCGGCCACGGCGggcttctccacctcctccttccGCCACCCCTTCCCGCTCCCCCTCATGGCGTACCCCTTCCAGAGCCCGCTGGGTGCCCCGTCGGCCTCCTTCCCGGGCAAGGAGCGCGCCTCCCCCGAATCCCTAGACTTGACTCGGGAGACCACGAGTCTGAGGACCAAGATGTCGTCGCACCACATGAATCACCACCCTTGCTCACCAGCAcacccgcccagcgccgccgaaGGGCTCTCTTTGTCGCTCATAAAGTCCGAGTGCGGTGACCTTCAAGACATGTCTGAAATCTCACCTTACTCGGGAAGTGCA ATGCAGGAAGGCTTGTCACCGAATCACTTGAAAAAGGCCAAGCTCATGTTCTTTTATACCCGGTACCCAAGTTCCAATATGCTGAAAACCTACTTCTCAGACGTAAAG TTCAACAGATGCATTACCTCTCAGCTCATCAAGTGGTTTAGCAATTTCCGTGAGTTTTACTACATTCAGATGGAGAAGTATGCACGGCAAGCCATCAACGACGGGGTCACGAGCACTGAGGAGCTGTCTATAACCAGAGACTGTGAGCTCTACAGGGCCCTGAACATGCACTACAATAAAGCAAATGATTTTGAG
- the PROX1 gene encoding prospero homeobox protein 1 isoform X2, whose product MPDHDSTALLSRQTKRRRVDIGVKRTVGTASAFFAKARATFFSAMNPQGSEQDVEYSVVQHADGEKSNVLRKLLKRANSYEDAMMPFPGATIISQLLKNNMNKNGGTEPSFQASGLSSTGSEVHQEDVCSNSSRDSPQECLSPFGRPTMSQFDVDRLCDEHLRAKRARVENIIRGMSHSPSVALRGNENEREIAPQSVSPRESYRENKRKQKLPQQQQQSFQQLVSARKEQKREERRQLKQQLEDMQKQLRQLQEKFYQIYDSTDSENDEDGNLSEDSMRSETMDARAGDSVGRSDNEMCELDPGQFIDRARALIREQEIAENKPKREGPKEKEQGPNSFHPEGKHLAETLKQELNTAMSQVVDTVVKVFSSKPSRQLPQVFPPLQIPQARFAVNGENHNFHTANQRLQCFGDVIIPNPLDTFGSVQMPGATDQTEALPLVVRKNSSDQSASAPPPGGHHASLHQSPLSATAGFSTSSFRHPFPLPLMAYPFQSPLGAPSASFPGKERASPESLDLTRETTSLRTKMSSHHMNHHPCSPAHPPSAAEGLSLSLIKSECGDLQDMSEISPYSGSAMQEGLSPNHLKKAKLMFFYTRYPSSNMLKTYFSDVKFNRCITSQLIKWFSNFREFYYIQMEKYARQAINDGVTSTEELSITRDCELYRALNMHYNKANDFEVPERFLEVAQITLREFFNAIIAGKDVDPSWKKAIYKVICKLDSEVPEIFKSPNCLQELLHE is encoded by the exons ATGCCTGACCATGACAGCACAGCCCTCTTAAGCAGGCAAACCAAGAGAAGAAGAGTTGACATTGGAGTGAAAAGGACAGTAGGGACAGCATCTGCATTTTTTGCAAAGGCAAGAGCAACGTTTTTTAGTGCCATGAATCCCCAAGGTTCAGAGCAGGATGTTGAGTATTCAGTGGTGCAGCATGCAGATGGGGAAAAGTCAAATGTACTCCGCAAGCTGCTGAAGAGGGCGAACTCGTATGAAGATGCCATGATGCCTTTTCCAGGAGCAACCATAATTTCCCAGCTGTTGAAAAATAACATGAACAAAAATGGTGGCACAGAGCCCAGTTTCCAAGCCAGCGGTCTCTCTAGTACAGGCTCAGAAGTACATCAGGAGGATGTATGCAGCAACTCTTCAAGAGACAGCCCCCAAGAGTGTCTTTCCCCTTTTGGCAGGCCTACTATGAGCCAGTTTGATGTGGATCGGTTATGCGACGAGCACCTGAGAGCTAAACGCGCCCGGGTTGAGAATATAATTCGGGGTATGAGCCATTCCCCAAGCGTGGCGTTAAGGggcaatgaaaatgaaagagaaatagctCCGCAATCTGTGAGTCCCCGAGAAAGTTACAGAGAAAACAAACGCAAGCAAAAgctgccgcagcagcagcagcagagtttcCAGCAGCTGGTTTCAGCGAGGAAAGAACAGAAGCGCGAGGAGCGCagacagctgaagcagcagctggaagacatgCAGAAACAGCTGCGCCAGCTGCAGGAGAAGTTCTACCAAATCTATGACAGCACTGACTCTGAAAATGATGAAGATGGTAACCTGTCTGAAGACAGCATGCGCTCCGAAACCATGGATGCGAGGGCAGGCGACTCCGTTGGCAGGTCAGACAACGAGATGTGCGAGCTGGACCCGGGGCAGTTCATCGACCGTGCCCGAGCCCTCATCAGGGAGCAAGAAATTGCAGAGAATAAGCCTAAAAGAGAAGGTcccaaggaaaaggagcaagggCCAAATTCTTTCCATCCAGAAGGCAAACATTTGGCCGAGACGCTGAAACAGGAACTGAATACGGCCATGTCACAAGTTGTGGACACAGTGGTTAAAGTTTTCTCATCTAAGCCCTCCCGCCAACTTCCTCAGGTCTTCCCGCCTCTCCAGATCCCGCAAGCCAGATTCGCCGTGAACGGGGAGAACCACAACTTCCACACGGCCAACCAGCGCCTGCAGTGCTTCGGGGACGTCATCATCCCCAACCCCCTCGACACCTTCGGCAGCGTGCAGATGCCCGGCGCCACCGACCAAACCGAGGCGCTGCCCCTCGTCGTCCGCAAAAACTCGTCCGACCAATctgcctctgccccgccgcccggggGCCACCACGCCTCCCTCCACCAGTCCCCGCTGTCGGCCACGGCGggcttctccacctcctccttccGCCACCCCTTCCCGCTCCCCCTCATGGCGTACCCCTTCCAGAGCCCGCTGGGTGCCCCGTCGGCCTCCTTCCCGGGCAAGGAGCGCGCCTCCCCCGAATCCCTAGACTTGACTCGGGAGACCACGAGTCTGAGGACCAAGATGTCGTCGCACCACATGAATCACCACCCTTGCTCACCAGCAcacccgcccagcgccgccgaaGGGCTCTCTTTGTCGCTCATAAAGTCCGAGTGCGGTGACCTTCAAGACATGTCTGAAATCTCACCTTACTCGGGAAGTGCA ATGCAGGAAGGCTTGTCACCGAATCACTTGAAAAAGGCCAAGCTCATGTTCTTTTATACCCGGTACCCAAGTTCCAATATGCTGAAAACCTACTTCTCAGACGTAAAG TTCAACAGATGCATTACCTCTCAGCTCATCAAGTGGTTTAGCAATTTCCGTGAGTTTTACTACATTCAGATGGAGAAGTATGCACGGCAAGCCATCAACGACGGGGTCACGAGCACTGAGGAGCTGTCTATAACCAGAGACTGTGAGCTCTACAGGGCCCTGAACATGCACTACAATAAAGCAAATGATTTTGAG